The following are encoded together in the Weissella soli genome:
- the mraY gene encoding phospho-N-acetylmuramoyl-pentapeptide-transferase, with product MTAWLTGLIVAFVATIIVEPLLRDWFKRIKVQQLVIRDNEHGPQHAFKAGTPTMGGAGFIAVVAVAYTVLMFVFGFHFQSAGGWATLLAIVIYAIVGGFDDSVKIFNHRDEGLRFIPKLTAQIVAAILAVVILAAGRFEFIVHLPFGLPDIHSVVLYSIFTIIWLVGWSNATNLTDGLDGLATGTAVIAYVAYLVIALQQGNQPIVLLNAVMVGALVGFFAFNHYPATIFMGDTGSLALGAGLAMNALVLHVEWSLILIGLVFFVDTLTVIIQVTSYHYRKKRIFLMAPIHHAFEKGGITMNPDKPWNEWQVDAFFWGVGLVATLIYFLVFN from the coding sequence ATGACGGCTTGGTTAACCGGTCTGATCGTAGCCTTTGTCGCTACGATTATCGTTGAACCATTGTTGCGTGATTGGTTTAAACGTATCAAGGTGCAACAACTTGTAATTCGTGATAATGAACATGGCCCACAACATGCGTTTAAAGCAGGCACGCCAACCATGGGTGGCGCAGGTTTCATTGCAGTTGTCGCAGTGGCTTATACGGTATTAATGTTTGTGTTTGGCTTCCATTTCCAGAGTGCGGGTGGTTGGGCAACGCTCCTCGCTATCGTGATCTATGCGATTGTGGGTGGCTTCGATGACAGTGTCAAAATCTTTAATCATCGTGATGAGGGATTACGGTTCATTCCCAAGTTGACGGCCCAAATCGTCGCCGCGATATTGGCGGTGGTCATTCTGGCCGCTGGCCGGTTTGAATTTATTGTGCATTTGCCATTTGGGCTGCCGGATATCCACAGCGTGGTGCTGTATAGCATCTTTACGATTATTTGGCTCGTTGGTTGGTCAAATGCGACTAATTTGACAGATGGACTAGATGGGCTAGCCACCGGTACTGCTGTGATTGCGTATGTCGCTTATCTGGTGATTGCCTTACAACAAGGTAACCAACCGATAGTACTGTTGAATGCTGTCATGGTTGGTGCGTTAGTTGGTTTCTTTGCCTTTAATCATTATCCAGCAACCATCTTCATGGGTGACACGGGTTCGCTGGCTTTAGGAGCTGGGTTGGCAATGAATGCGTTAGTATTGCACGTTGAATGGTCGTTAATTTTGATTGGGTTGGTATTCTTTGTGGATACGTTGACGGTGATCATTCAGGTGACGTCATACCACTACCGCAAGAAGCGTATTTTCTTGATGGCCCCCATTCATCATGCATTCGAAAAGGGCGGCATTACCATGAATCCAGACAAGCCATGGAATGAATGGCAAGTTGATGCCTTCTTCTGGGGTGTTGGATTGGTCGCCACATTAATTTACTTCTTGGTTTTTAATTAA
- the ftsZ gene encoding cell division protein FtsZ has product MDLQMDNNQVYGATIKVIGVGGGGGNAINQMVAAGADGVQFIVANTDAQALDASPAEIKIQIGTKVTRGLGAGARPEIGEAAAKESEQELQDALAGADMVFVTAGMGGGTGTGAAPVVAKIAKDSGALTIGVVTRPFSFEGPKRGKAAAEGLAKLKENVDTLIVISNNSLLQIVDKKASMLDAFKLVDSVLVDGVSGISQLITNPGLINVDFADVKTTMADKGTALMGIGVASGESAAADATRKAIESPLLESKIEGATDVLLSVKGGMDMPLWAAQEAADAVIAATGEDVNVIFGTTIDPDMQDEIAITVVATGIDRPAVQRPVADLNVNTKTTTSTEETPTKATSTPASSNDPFAVWNTIGDTTPAQFDEPAASAQSFDTGSSDTTEEEVERPPFFSFKNRDKN; this is encoded by the coding sequence ATGGATTTGCAAATGGATAACAACCAAGTATATGGTGCCACTATCAAAGTTATTGGTGTTGGTGGCGGTGGTGGAAATGCCATCAATCAAATGGTCGCTGCGGGAGCCGATGGTGTGCAATTTATCGTTGCTAACACGGATGCACAGGCATTGGATGCCTCACCAGCTGAAATTAAAATTCAAATTGGTACCAAAGTAACCCGTGGATTAGGCGCTGGTGCACGTCCAGAAATTGGTGAGGCTGCTGCCAAGGAATCAGAACAAGAATTGCAAGACGCGCTGGCCGGTGCTGACATGGTGTTTGTGACGGCCGGTATGGGTGGTGGCACTGGAACTGGTGCCGCACCGGTGGTTGCTAAAATTGCTAAAGACTCTGGTGCTTTAACCATTGGTGTGGTGACACGGCCATTTAGTTTTGAAGGACCTAAGCGTGGCAAGGCTGCCGCTGAGGGCTTAGCTAAGCTGAAAGAAAATGTCGACACGTTGATCGTCATCTCAAACAATAGCTTGTTGCAAATTGTCGACAAGAAGGCTTCCATGTTGGATGCGTTTAAGTTGGTCGATTCAGTCTTGGTTGATGGTGTCTCAGGCATTTCACAATTGATTACTAATCCTGGGTTAATTAACGTCGACTTCGCTGACGTCAAGACAACCATGGCTGATAAGGGAACAGCTTTGATGGGTATTGGTGTTGCTTCAGGTGAATCTGCTGCGGCTGATGCCACACGCAAAGCCATTGAATCACCATTATTGGAGTCAAAGATTGAAGGTGCAACGGACGTTTTGCTTTCAGTTAAGGGTGGCATGGACATGCCTTTGTGGGCTGCACAAGAGGCAGCAGATGCAGTTATCGCAGCGACTGGTGAAGATGTCAACGTGATTTTTGGAACAACCATCGATCCAGACATGCAAGATGAAATTGCCATCACAGTTGTGGCAACTGGTATTGATCGGCCAGCTGTGCAACGTCCCGTTGCCGACTTGAATGTTAATACAAAAACAACAACATCCACGGAAGAGACGCCGACTAAGGCAACGTCAACACCTGCATCATCCAATGATCCCTTTGCTGTTTGGAACACGATTGGTGACACGACGCCTGCGCAATTTGACGAGCCCGCAGCATCTGCCCAAAGTTTCGATACTGGTTCAAGCGATACAACGGAAGAAGAAGTCGAACGGCCACCGTTCTTCTCATTCAAGAACCGCGATAAGAACTAA
- the mraZ gene encoding division/cell wall cluster transcriptional repressor MraZ — MFIGTYEHTLDTKNRLIIPAKFRNQLGDKFVITNWMEHSLHAFTQEGWEQFMAEISAMKSTRKEVRQFQRFIIGGATDAEFDKTGRVSIPGNLKEYARLEKNVVIIGTGENSFEIWDADEFKAYNEATAEDFDEIAENLDFDF; from the coding sequence ATGTTTATAGGTACATACGAGCACACCCTTGATACCAAAAATCGTTTAATTATCCCAGCAAAATTCCGTAATCAATTAGGTGATAAGTTTGTCATCACTAATTGGATGGAGCATTCCCTCCATGCCTTTACACAAGAGGGCTGGGAACAATTCATGGCCGAAATAAGTGCGATGAAGTCAACGCGCAAAGAAGTCCGTCAGTTCCAGCGTTTTATCATCGGTGGTGCGACGGATGCTGAGTTTGATAAAACAGGTCGTGTCAGCATTCCTGGTAATTTAAAAGAATATGCTCGACTTGAAAAAAACGTCGTGATTATCGGAACAGGCGAAAATTCCTTTGAAATCTGGGACGCCGATGAATTTAAGGCATATAACGAGGCAACCGCCGAAGATTTCGATGAAATTGCCGAAAATTTGGATTTTGATTTTTAA
- the rsmH gene encoding 16S rRNA (cytosine(1402)-N(4))-methyltransferase RsmH, protein MVEFNHVTVLLNEAVDNLAIKPDGVYVDATLGGGGHSQLLASHLTTGKLWSFDQDMTAINYNREHLAAELAAGKIDFIQSNFRNLAEALVEVGVHEIDGIVYDLGVSSPQFDDGQRGFSYNYDAPLDMRMNQGQELSARTVVNEWPFNDLMRILSRYGEEKFAKQIARAIERERAIKPIETTFELVEVIKSAIPAPARRTGGHPAKKSFQAIRIAVNDELGAVEESLQQALELLKVGGRISVITFHSLEDRLVKTMFKEKTTLPELPSGLPIIPDEMQPDYKLINRKPIVPSEMEMAANHRAHSAKLRVIERLR, encoded by the coding sequence ATGGTTGAATTTAATCACGTGACAGTTTTATTGAACGAGGCTGTCGATAATTTGGCCATCAAGCCTGATGGCGTTTATGTGGACGCAACCCTTGGTGGTGGCGGTCATTCTCAACTACTGGCGAGCCATTTGACAACCGGTAAATTATGGTCATTCGATCAAGACATGACGGCGATTAATTACAACCGTGAACATCTTGCGGCTGAATTAGCAGCCGGAAAAATCGACTTTATTCAAAGTAATTTTCGCAACTTAGCTGAGGCCTTAGTTGAAGTGGGCGTGCATGAAATCGACGGTATCGTCTACGACTTAGGTGTCTCATCACCTCAGTTCGATGATGGCCAACGGGGATTCTCATATAATTACGATGCCCCACTTGATATGCGGATGAACCAGGGCCAGGAGCTCTCAGCGCGCACGGTAGTTAATGAATGGCCCTTTAATGATTTGATGCGAATCTTGTCACGATATGGTGAGGAAAAATTTGCCAAACAGATTGCCCGCGCGATCGAACGGGAACGCGCCATCAAACCAATTGAAACAACTTTTGAATTAGTCGAAGTCATTAAGTCAGCCATTCCAGCACCGGCCCGTCGTACGGGCGGTCATCCCGCTAAAAAGTCATTTCAAGCAATTCGGATTGCGGTGAATGATGAATTAGGCGCAGTGGAAGAGTCACTGCAACAAGCCTTGGAGCTGTTAAAAGTCGGTGGTCGTATTTCGGTCATCACCTTCCATTCGTTAGAAGATCGTTTAGTGAAGACGATGTTTAAAGAAAAGACGACTTTACCAGAATTACCAAGTGGACTTCCCATTATTCCAGATGAAATGCAACCAGATTATAAACTAATTAATCGCAAGCCGATTGTACCTTCTGAAATGGAAATGGCGGCCAATCATCGGGCGCATTCAGCCAAGTTACGAGTAATTGAACGATTGCGTTAG
- the murD gene encoding UDP-N-acetylmuramoyl-L-alanine--D-glutamate ligase, translating to MVKHVLVVGFARSGAAAARLLHAEGAEVLVSDPKLDMTDARVQSLTAAGVHFTTTQTNDLLNGIDLVVKNPGIPYTAPILVEAQVRHIEIVVEVALAQKYLVGDWIAITGSNGKTTTTEMVAAVLRQAETDEHHIYVAGNIGVPVSETAPQMTVQDTMVTELSSFQLFGTPAAHPHIAVITNIFASHLDWHGNRDAYIEAKLNITRNQTPADYLILNWDRPEWQALATHTQATIIPFSRLNLSHAGAYLQDGDLYFKDERIMAANEIGVPGDHNIENALVAIAVGKLNHIPTAKIAAVLRQFNGVAHRLQFVTEFVGRKIYNDSKATDIEATEMALSGFETPVILLAGGLDRGDDQTRLIPAMQKHVRAVITFGENGPQVAAAAKAAGLKTMTVENAPAAVAPAFAMSEPGDVILLSPAAASWDQYPNFETRGEQFMQAVHDYIETHKQGE from the coding sequence ATGGTTAAGCATGTTTTAGTTGTCGGATTTGCTCGTTCAGGCGCTGCTGCGGCACGTCTTTTACATGCAGAAGGTGCTGAGGTGCTGGTATCTGATCCCAAGTTGGATATGACAGACGCACGGGTCCAGTCACTAACGGCAGCGGGGGTGCACTTTACAACTACACAAACCAATGATTTATTAAATGGCATCGATTTGGTGGTTAAGAATCCAGGCATTCCCTATACAGCCCCAATTTTAGTAGAAGCCCAGGTGCGTCACATTGAGATTGTGGTGGAAGTCGCATTGGCCCAGAAATACCTTGTGGGTGATTGGATTGCCATCACTGGTTCAAATGGTAAGACGACCACAACTGAAATGGTGGCAGCCGTTTTACGGCAGGCTGAGACCGACGAACACCATATCTATGTCGCAGGTAATATTGGCGTTCCAGTTTCTGAAACGGCGCCGCAAATGACCGTCCAGGATACGATGGTGACAGAACTAAGCAGTTTCCAATTGTTTGGGACACCGGCGGCACATCCCCATATTGCCGTGATCACAAATATCTTTGCATCACACTTGGATTGGCATGGTAATCGGGATGCCTATATCGAGGCCAAGTTGAACATTACCCGCAACCAAACACCTGCCGATTATTTGATTCTTAACTGGGATCGACCTGAATGGCAGGCTTTAGCAACGCATACGCAAGCGACAATCATCCCATTCTCACGGTTGAACTTGTCACACGCCGGTGCTTACCTACAAGATGGTGATCTTTATTTTAAGGATGAACGAATCATGGCGGCTAATGAAATTGGCGTACCGGGTGATCATAATATCGAAAATGCCTTGGTTGCGATTGCCGTGGGTAAGTTAAATCATATTCCAACTGCAAAGATTGCCGCCGTTTTGCGTCAATTTAACGGGGTAGCACATCGCTTGCAATTTGTGACTGAGTTTGTTGGTCGCAAAATTTATAACGATTCAAAAGCCACGGACATTGAGGCGACGGAAATGGCCTTATCAGGTTTTGAGACACCCGTTATTTTGCTAGCTGGCGGTCTGGACCGTGGCGACGATCAAACGCGCTTGATCCCGGCAATGCAAAAGCATGTCCGGGCAGTCATCACGTTTGGTGAAAATGGGCCACAGGTCGCCGCCGCCGCTAAAGCAGCGGGCTTAAAGACGATGACGGTGGAGAATGCGCCAGCAGCCGTGGCACCAGCGTTTGCCATGAGTGAACCAGGTGACGTCATCTTGCTCTCACCAGCGGCAGCTTCCTGGGATCAGTATCCAAATTTCGAGACGCGCGGTGAACAGTTTATGCAAGCCGTTCATGACTATATTGAGACACACAAACAAGGGGAATAA
- a CDS encoding penicillin-binding protein, with protein MARKRQSSKSQTATFLTFGAMVLAILGMASVYARVATTHKVDGRDLKAQTQQIYRSQNIIQAKRGAIYDSVGNVLAENASTYTIAAVVKKQTDGDYVKPKQVTHVAKLLKKQLGGKTSFYATTLRDGIKNEQYQVEFSTRGSNLSESDHKALMKLNIKGLTFESHPARLYPNGQFASDLIGYTKTVTDSETGLDKVEGFIGIEAAFNQKLAGKNGIKQTSLDAADKEATKGTKAVKNGYDIYTTLNMKLQQLLETKMDDLDEHLAPEQALAVVVDTKTGNIVAETQRPTFNATKGFTNSWQNLLVQSAYEPGSVMKGITLAAAIDSGNWDASATYKSGTLKIGSQKVTDWNDGVGWGTISYSDGIALSSNVAMAMTEQKMGATTWRKYINKFKFLKSTKSGLLGEEVGNIQFRYPIEQADTAFGQGIKVTPLQMIQAYTAIAGDGTEIQPHVISKIVDPNTHKIIYSAKRKQVAKPISAKTALATRKQLEAVIYSAKAIGSMYAIPNVRTTGKSGTAQIATSAGYSQAGDNTNEIHSWIGMAPADNPRYMMYIVVKRPQKNTNDISTSMSTVFKSVMQQALKMDASDNKVVVSKSATIKVPVLKGENVTTAKKEIAANNLQVEVLGTGDTVKAQYPAAGTKTLQKQKVFINTGKVITVPNMHGWSKNDVTAWGKLADIKINMTGSGFVYAQSVVATTRLDSGVHEITVEFKTPKK; from the coding sequence ATGGCGAGAAAACGGCAATCATCTAAATCACAAACTGCAACATTCTTGACCTTCGGGGCGATGGTGCTTGCCATTTTAGGGATGGCTTCTGTCTATGCCAGGGTTGCGACGACGCATAAAGTTGATGGTCGTGATCTAAAAGCACAAACGCAACAGATTTATCGTTCACAAAACATCATTCAAGCAAAACGTGGTGCCATCTATGATTCAGTGGGGAACGTGCTGGCAGAAAACGCCTCAACCTACACCATTGCGGCGGTCGTCAAAAAACAGACCGATGGTGATTATGTCAAACCTAAACAAGTCACGCATGTCGCTAAGCTCCTTAAGAAGCAATTGGGTGGTAAGACGAGTTTTTATGCGACAACTTTGCGTGACGGTATTAAAAATGAACAATACCAAGTTGAATTTAGTACGCGTGGGTCTAATTTGTCGGAGAGCGATCATAAAGCGCTCATGAAGTTAAATATTAAGGGGTTGACCTTTGAATCACACCCTGCACGGCTTTATCCAAATGGCCAGTTCGCATCTGATTTGATTGGATATACAAAAACGGTGACTGATTCGGAAACTGGGTTAGATAAGGTTGAAGGATTCATCGGTATCGAAGCGGCGTTTAATCAGAAGTTAGCGGGTAAGAATGGTATCAAGCAGACGAGTCTGGATGCCGCCGATAAGGAAGCCACTAAGGGGACCAAGGCTGTTAAGAATGGGTACGATATTTATACGACTTTGAACATGAAGTTACAGCAATTGCTGGAAACCAAAATGGACGACTTGGACGAACATCTCGCCCCCGAACAAGCGCTTGCAGTTGTGGTGGATACCAAAACTGGCAATATCGTCGCTGAAACACAGCGACCAACGTTTAACGCCACAAAGGGCTTTACGAATTCATGGCAGAATCTCTTAGTGCAATCAGCCTATGAACCTGGTTCAGTCATGAAGGGAATCACCCTAGCAGCGGCGATTGATTCCGGTAATTGGGATGCCAGTGCGACCTATAAATCTGGTACTTTGAAGATTGGATCGCAAAAAGTTACTGACTGGAATGACGGTGTGGGTTGGGGGACCATTAGTTATTCTGATGGGATTGCCTTATCATCAAACGTGGCGATGGCGATGACCGAACAAAAGATGGGGGCCACGACTTGGCGGAAGTACATCAATAAATTCAAATTCTTGAAGTCAACCAAGTCAGGCTTGTTAGGTGAAGAAGTGGGGAACATCCAATTCCGTTACCCCATTGAACAAGCCGATACCGCGTTTGGTCAAGGTATCAAGGTCACCCCGCTGCAAATGATCCAAGCTTATACTGCCATTGCGGGGGATGGTACTGAGATTCAACCACATGTGATTTCAAAAATTGTTGACCCAAATACACATAAAATAATCTACAGTGCCAAGCGTAAGCAGGTCGCCAAGCCTATCTCAGCTAAGACGGCTTTGGCGACGCGTAAACAATTAGAAGCGGTGATTTATTCAGCTAAGGCGATCGGTTCGATGTATGCCATTCCGAATGTGCGGACAACTGGAAAGTCAGGGACGGCGCAAATTGCCACTTCGGCTGGTTACAGTCAGGCAGGCGATAACACCAACGAAATCCACTCCTGGATTGGGATGGCTCCAGCGGATAATCCGCGCTACATGATGTACATTGTGGTGAAGCGACCACAAAAAAACACGAACGATATCTCAACGTCAATGTCAACGGTCTTTAAGTCTGTCATGCAACAAGCTTTGAAGATGGATGCCTCAGATAATAAAGTGGTAGTTAGTAAGTCAGCCACAATCAAGGTGCCTGTTTTGAAGGGTGAAAACGTGACGACGGCCAAGAAAGAAATCGCGGCCAATAATCTGCAAGTGGAGGTGTTAGGAACTGGTGATACGGTTAAGGCGCAATATCCGGCAGCAGGTACGAAGACTTTACAAAAACAAAAGGTTTTCATCAACACTGGTAAAGTGATCACTGTTCCTAATATGCATGGTTGGTCTAAAAATGATGTGACGGCATGGGGAAAGTTGGCAGATATCAAGATTAATATGACGGGTAGCGGTTTTGTCTACGCACAATCCGTTGTGGCGACGACGCGTCTTGATAGCGGTGTGCATGAAATTACGGTAGAATTTAAAACACCGAAGAAATAA
- the murG gene encoding undecaprenyldiphospho-muramoylpentapeptide beta-N-acetylglucosaminyltransferase, with translation MKVVFSGGGTGGHIYPALATIETWQKQDPTLDVLYIGGERGLEKEIVPAAGLAFKALAIQGFVRSLSLENARTIYLFLTATHKAKQLLKAFQPDVVIGTGGYVSGPVLYAAQQLKIPTVLHEQNSVVGVTNKFLARHVTKVGVAFPAALKEFKPGLAEVVGNPRAQQVVAGENEARFDVTTLGLQPKVPTVLIFGGSQGAPRINKAVAEAIQQFNGRPYQVIFATGKKRFGDVQAWLQEKQVTVAPNVAIVPYIADMPHLMPHVDVVVGRAGATSLAEQTALGKAMVLIPSPYVTNDHQTKNAQSLVAVGAAEMITEAFLTGTTLFATVDHLMTDPKYRENMAMMSQQLGVRDAADEFIKLIKSTVK, from the coding sequence ATGAAGGTTGTATTTTCAGGTGGTGGAACGGGTGGTCACATCTATCCTGCACTAGCCACAATTGAAACATGGCAGAAGCAGGATCCAACGTTGGACGTGTTGTATATTGGTGGTGAACGTGGTTTAGAAAAAGAGATTGTACCGGCTGCAGGGTTAGCCTTCAAGGCACTGGCAATACAGGGCTTTGTCCGGTCACTATCGCTAGAAAATGCCCGCACAATTTATCTTTTTTTGACGGCGACGCATAAAGCAAAGCAATTATTGAAAGCATTCCAACCAGATGTCGTGATCGGCACGGGTGGTTATGTCTCGGGTCCGGTCTTGTATGCCGCCCAACAATTGAAGATTCCAACTGTCCTCCATGAACAAAATTCAGTGGTTGGGGTGACAAACAAATTTTTAGCGCGGCATGTCACTAAAGTTGGCGTCGCTTTTCCAGCAGCACTAAAGGAATTTAAACCTGGGTTAGCAGAAGTCGTGGGTAATCCGCGCGCCCAACAAGTGGTTGCTGGCGAAAATGAAGCGCGTTTTGATGTGACGACTTTGGGTCTTCAGCCAAAGGTGCCAACTGTGTTGATTTTTGGTGGTTCACAAGGGGCACCACGAATTAATAAAGCTGTTGCCGAAGCAATCCAACAGTTCAATGGGCGTCCTTATCAGGTCATCTTTGCGACTGGGAAAAAGCGTTTTGGTGATGTCCAGGCATGGTTGCAAGAAAAGCAGGTCACAGTCGCACCAAACGTCGCGATTGTACCGTATATTGCTGATATGCCCCATTTAATGCCCCATGTAGATGTCGTAGTCGGCCGAGCTGGGGCGACAAGTTTAGCTGAACAAACGGCTTTGGGTAAGGCTATGGTCTTAATCCCAAGCCCATATGTCACGAATGACCACCAAACTAAGAACGCCCAAAGTTTAGTCGCCGTTGGGGCAGCGGAAATGATTACTGAGGCGTTTTTGACAGGAACGACCTTATTTGCCACAGTGGATCATCTCATGACAGATCCTAAATATCGTGAAAATATGGCGATGATGTCACAACAATTAGGTGTTCGTGATGCCGCTGATGAATTTATTAAGCTCATCAAGTCAACGGTCAAATAA
- a CDS encoding cell division protein FtsQ/DivIB: MDEEKQLNHSDKKMSNRERLDHLDKLLAGEVEPTPTVADDVASGSTAESEQVDREANQKTTDAPSYRWRPTFHLMPYESTALKVLSSLVAIVVVLLVLNSNLMRVQKITVTGLEQMTKTEVLKSARLTKGQSIFFLQTERNYYRQNAQKNALIKDISVSVDSTNTVHVLVKENLKVGYFERHNKRYFLLADGQVIVDAKNYSVLDLPEFNDFNGHVPTLKSVVKQLGQLDRPIRTSVSEITYSPTKENPKRLILFMDDGNEVLVSSNQLARKLKYYPAMIAQMSENGVIDLQVGAFATPYGQ; this comes from the coding sequence ATGGATGAAGAAAAACAATTAAATCATTCGGACAAGAAAATGTCGAATCGTGAACGTCTTGATCATCTCGACAAACTCCTTGCGGGGGAAGTGGAGCCGACACCAACGGTTGCAGATGATGTCGCGAGTGGTTCAACCGCGGAATCCGAACAAGTTGATCGCGAGGCTAATCAGAAAACGACCGATGCACCAAGCTATCGCTGGCGACCAACCTTTCACCTCATGCCATACGAAAGCACGGCATTAAAAGTGCTCAGTAGCTTAGTTGCGATTGTGGTGGTTCTGCTTGTGCTTAATTCAAACTTGATGCGCGTGCAAAAGATCACCGTCACTGGGTTAGAACAAATGACTAAAACTGAGGTGTTAAAATCGGCGCGTTTGACCAAAGGCCAATCCATCTTTTTTCTTCAAACTGAACGTAATTATTATCGCCAAAATGCGCAGAAAAATGCGCTAATTAAAGATATTAGCGTGAGCGTGGATAGTACCAATACGGTGCACGTCCTGGTGAAGGAAAATCTAAAAGTCGGTTACTTTGAACGGCATAATAAACGTTATTTCCTATTAGCTGATGGCCAAGTCATCGTCGATGCAAAGAATTATTCCGTGTTGGATTTACCGGAATTTAATGATTTTAACGGCCATGTGCCGACATTGAAATCAGTCGTCAAACAGTTGGGCCAACTTGACCGACCGATTCGGACATCGGTTTCTGAGATTACATATTCGCCCACTAAGGAAAATCCCAAACGGTTGATCCTCTTCATGGATGATGGTAATGAAGTGTTAGTTTCTTCTAATCAACTAGCTAGAAAGTTGAAATATTATCCAGCCATGATTGCCCAGATGTCAGAAAATGGGGTCATTGACTTGCAGGTTGGTGCATTTGCCACGCCGTATGGACAATAA
- the ftsA gene encoding cell division protein FtsA, with protein MANHGLIVGLDVGTNTVKVLVADVRNQQVNIIAVGRTVSHGVKRGMVVDIEATAKDIQAALDQVVEQTGVQVSEVIANIHAADIQMQHVSGTIAVQDSQHISYADVQAAVDRALQIPLAGERTVIDLQPTEFVVDDFDGVQDPNDMVGVHLTMKGLAYIGARPYLTNLRAAIERAGLTVRDFVLAPLAYTQTIPSDAEQDFGTILMDMGASRTTAMIVQDHQVKYISTFPAGSDNITRDISTVLNIGVHDADELKLNAGVATAELANAKNQLTLNVVGKETPMQISEAELAEIIQARVEQIVGKLGDRLTKVSGFEMPGGVIITGGGVALRGIETKIASEYGVKVRLFSPSDIGLGHPGYAGAWSIVHYAAQQSQVELIVKQALYGLPLTFAQARRTTVQPVRESPKAAKAKVKSEKPVTEPISEAEPQEKISLWERIKRVVADSFEKED; from the coding sequence ATGGCAAACCATGGTCTTATCGTCGGCCTGGACGTTGGAACTAATACGGTGAAAGTATTAGTTGCCGATGTTCGCAATCAACAAGTCAACATCATCGCCGTTGGACGCACAGTTTCACATGGTGTCAAACGGGGCATGGTAGTCGACATTGAGGCGACAGCCAAAGATATTCAAGCGGCACTTGATCAAGTTGTCGAACAAACCGGGGTGCAGGTTAGTGAAGTGATTGCCAATATTCACGCCGCAGACATCCAGATGCAACATGTTTCTGGCACAATTGCGGTTCAAGATAGTCAGCATATCTCATATGCTGACGTCCAGGCAGCCGTGGATCGCGCGCTTCAAATTCCACTGGCTGGTGAACGGACGGTGATCGACTTACAACCAACCGAATTCGTGGTTGATGATTTTGACGGGGTCCAAGATCCAAATGACATGGTGGGTGTCCACCTAACGATGAAGGGCTTAGCCTATATTGGCGCTCGGCCGTATCTGACAAACCTACGCGCAGCGATCGAACGTGCTGGGTTGACCGTTCGTGATTTTGTGTTAGCACCGTTAGCGTATACCCAAACGATTCCATCAGATGCTGAACAAGATTTTGGCACGATTTTGATGGATATGGGTGCGAGTCGGACCACCGCGATGATTGTCCAAGATCATCAAGTCAAATACATCTCCACGTTCCCCGCTGGAAGTGATAATATTACGCGTGATATTAGTACTGTCTTGAACATCGGGGTGCATGATGCGGACGAATTGAAGTTAAATGCCGGGGTCGCAACCGCTGAATTGGCCAATGCTAAGAACCAATTAACGTTAAATGTTGTTGGTAAAGAGACCCCAATGCAAATTTCTGAAGCTGAATTAGCCGAAATTATTCAGGCCCGGGTTGAACAAATTGTCGGTAAGCTGGGTGATCGGCTAACCAAGGTTTCAGGATTTGAGATGCCGGGTGGTGTGATTATTACCGGTGGCGGGGTGGCCTTACGGGGCATTGAAACTAAGATTGCCAGTGAATATGGCGTCAAGGTACGGCTCTTCTCACCAAGTGATATTGGACTAGGCCATCCTGGTTATGCGGGTGCTTGGTCAATCGTCCATTATGCTGCCCAACAATCACAGGTCGAATTGATCGTCAAACAAGCATTATATGGCTTACCATTGACTTTTGCACAGGCCCGGCGCACAACCGTTCAGCCAGTGCGTGAATCCCCAAAGGCAGCTAAAGCTAAAGTAAAAAGTGAAAAGCCAGTCACAGAACCGATTTCTGAGGCCGAGCCACAGGAAAAAATTTCGCTTTGGGAACGCATTAAGCGGGTTGTCGCTGATTCATTCGAAAAAGAAGACTAA